A window from Flavobacterium gyeonganense encodes these proteins:
- a CDS encoding PAS domain-containing sensor histidine kinase, whose amino-acid sequence MKSKPKQITLIYIIISLFMAVLCHKLLVCYALKAEFFYLSFIKDIIYIFFTGVVFNYILSKNESKNISILKKMQLTNEEIKESNEKYDIVAKATSDTIWDWRIQEDYITWNKGIENVFGYKQEDVGMTSKWWFDKIHPEDSIRMSVKLYSFIEQKTEKWQDQYRFRCADGNYKYVLDRGFLLKDENGKAIRMIGAIQDITKQKEEEQRLKLLETVIIQSKDSILITEANSTDGKIPRIVYVNPAFSKMSGYESDEILGQSPNVFKGPNSDSEALKKVLKAIKEEKECLIETISYSKDKQEYWVRFSMIPIFNSEGILSHWISIQQDITEERKLEKEKEHLIRELTQNNKDLKQFSYITSHNLRAPLSNLMGLLNLIEYIPIDNPELQEILNGFYKSTYLLNETINDLVKVIIIKDNPSMQKEMVSLSEVFENVFSQLSFQIETHKPIIKLKLDKVPLLNTNKAYIESILLNLLTNSIKYKSENRKLKISITAEQVDQTVFLTFTDNGIGIDLERNGDKVFGLYQRFHNYPDSKGLGLYLVKSQVETMGGTITVESEVNKGTSFIITFKN is encoded by the coding sequence ATGAAAAGTAAACCTAAACAAATTACGCTGATATATATTATCATTTCGTTATTTATGGCTGTCTTGTGTCATAAATTACTGGTTTGCTACGCTTTAAAAGCTGAATTCTTTTATCTTAGTTTTATAAAAGATATCATTTATATATTTTTTACCGGAGTGGTTTTTAATTATATTTTATCTAAAAATGAAAGTAAGAATATTTCCATTTTAAAGAAAATGCAGCTTACTAATGAAGAGATTAAAGAGTCTAATGAAAAGTATGATATAGTTGCAAAAGCTACCAGTGATACCATATGGGACTGGAGAATTCAGGAAGACTACATTACATGGAATAAAGGGATTGAAAATGTTTTTGGATACAAGCAGGAAGATGTAGGAATGACTTCGAAATGGTGGTTCGATAAAATTCATCCCGAAGACAGTATCAGGATGTCTGTTAAATTATACTCTTTTATTGAACAGAAAACTGAAAAATGGCAGGATCAATATCGCTTCAGGTGTGCAGACGGAAATTATAAATATGTTTTGGACAGAGGCTTTCTCTTAAAGGATGAAAACGGCAAGGCTATCAGGATGATAGGGGCTATTCAGGATATTACGAAGCAAAAAGAAGAGGAACAGCGGCTTAAACTTTTAGAGACTGTAATTATTCAGTCTAAAGATTCTATTTTAATTACCGAAGCAAATTCTACGGATGGTAAAATTCCGAGAATTGTTTACGTAAACCCTGCTTTTTCTAAAATGTCCGGCTACGAATCCGATGAAATACTGGGGCAGTCACCAAATGTTTTTAAAGGGCCAAATTCAGATTCTGAAGCATTAAAAAAAGTATTAAAAGCGATCAAGGAAGAAAAGGAATGTCTAATTGAAACCATAAGTTACAGCAAAGATAAACAGGAGTATTGGGTTCGTTTTTCTATGATTCCAATTTTTAATTCAGAGGGTATTTTGTCGCATTGGATATCGATTCAGCAGGATATTACAGAAGAAAGAAAACTGGAAAAGGAAAAAGAGCATTTAATTCGTGAATTAACTCAGAATAATAAGGATTTAAAGCAGTTTTCGTATATAACTTCACATAACCTTAGGGCTCCGCTGTCTAATTTAATGGGGTTGTTGAATCTGATTGAGTATATACCTATCGATAATCCTGAGTTACAGGAAATTCTTAATGGTTTTTATAAATCGACGTATCTTCTAAATGAAACAATTAATGATCTGGTAAAGGTTATCATTATAAAAGATAATCCTTCGATGCAGAAAGAAATGGTTTCTCTGTCTGAGGTTTTTGAAAATGTATTTAGCCAGTTGTCTTTTCAAATAGAGACACACAAGCCTATAATAAAACTTAAGCTGGATAAAGTTCCATTACTTAATACTAATAAGGCATATATTGAAAGTATATTATTAAATTTGTTAACGAATTCGATTAAATACAAATCTGAAAATAGAAAGTTAAAAATTTCAATAACCGCTGAACAGGTTGATCAGACAGTTTTTTTGACTTTTACCGATAATGGAATCGGTATTGATTTAGAAAGAAACGGTGATAAAGTTTTCGGATTATACCAAAGATTTCATAATTATCCCGATAGCAAAGGTCTGGGTTTGTATCTTGTGAAATCGCAGGTTGAAACTATGGGAGGAACAATTACCGTTGAAAGTGAGGTTAACAAAGGAACCTCATTTATCATAACATTTAAAAATTAA